A genomic segment from Patescibacteria group bacterium encodes:
- the mnmA gene encoding tRNA 2-thiouridine(34) synthase MnmA has product MKRVFVGMSGGVDSSVTAALLKQQGYDVTGVYMKNWTQDLPGVKCPWKDDLRDARAVAARLQIPFKVYDFEDQYRDRVVDYMVDEYKAGRTPNPDIMCNQEIKFKLFFETAMADGADMIATGHYARVKDGQLLQAVDANKDQTYFLYRVTKEALSKTLLPIGEYTKPQVRKLAAEFGLPTATKKDSQGICFVGPVGMKAFLQQYVDSTPGPIMMKDGQEIGQHQGAIFYTVGQRQGLGVGGGKPFYVTGKNMDSNTVYVTDDPEDLELSSGAVQLEDVHWISEPPIADKTIQIRVRHRGELVDAQLDDRNVLHFTKPIKALAVGQSVVIYDGEKVLGGGVMAATKLVGVAQ; this is encoded by the coding sequence ATGAAGCGAGTATTTGTGGGTATGAGCGGGGGAGTCGATAGCTCCGTTACCGCTGCCCTACTAAAGCAGCAAGGCTATGATGTGACCGGTGTCTATATGAAGAATTGGACACAGGATCTACCTGGCGTAAAGTGCCCCTGGAAGGACGATCTGCGTGATGCCCGGGCGGTGGCGGCACGACTACAGATTCCATTTAAGGTGTACGACTTTGAGGATCAGTACCGCGATCGAGTGGTCGATTACATGGTTGATGAGTACAAGGCCGGCCGCACTCCTAACCCCGATATTATGTGCAACCAGGAAATTAAGTTTAAGCTGTTTTTTGAAACCGCTATGGCTGACGGCGCCGATATGATCGCTACCGGTCACTATGCGCGGGTTAAGGATGGTCAGTTGCTACAGGCGGTTGATGCAAACAAGGACCAGACCTACTTCTTGTATCGAGTCACCAAGGAGGCGTTGAGTAAGACGCTACTGCCAATCGGTGAGTACACCAAGCCGCAGGTTCGCAAGCTGGCAGCTGAGTTTGGCCTGCCAACCGCTACCAAGAAGGACTCCCAGGGCATCTGTTTTGTGGGACCAGTTGGTATGAAGGCTTTTTTGCAACAGTATGTTGATTCAACCCCCGGCCCAATCATGATGAAGGACGGGCAAGAGATCGGTCAGCACCAAGGCGCGATTTTTTATACGGTCGGTCAGCGCCAAGGTCTGGGCGTGGGCGGAGGCAAGCCGTTTTATGTGACCGGTAAGAATATGGATTCAAATACGGTTTACGTTACCGATGACCCGGAGGATCTAGAATTGAGTTCGGGGGCGGTGCAGCTTGAGGATGTGCACTGGATTAGTGAACCTCCAATTGCCGATAAAACTATTCAAATTCGAGTACGTCATCGGGGTGAGCTGGTTGATGCTCAGCTGGATGATCGCAACGTGCTCCATTTTACCAAGCCAATAAAGGCGCTCGCCGTCGGCCAGTCGGTGGTTATATATGACGGGGAGAAGGTGCTCGGCGGTGGCGTGATGGCTGCTACGAAGTTGGTTGGAGTAGCTCAATAG